acataaaaaataaacaaacaagcaaaacactgaacaattCGTTAAATAGCACAAAACATGAAGTAAACGATGAACGCTATATGCAGACTCGTGGCAATATGCGAGAAATACAATGAAATTGACaatgtgcaggtatttatgTTGATAGTGACAGTGAATGATAAATGCACATATTACAATCTGTGCATTAATGGATTATaatggccagtcagtggatgttttggtgtcagagggtCGGCGGCACTGTATGAGTGCTAACTGTCCATCAGTGATCTGTAGCGCCTACCAGAGGGGAGAAGTTGGAACAGGTATGTCCGGAAAGTGAGGGGTTTGCAGAGATGTTTCCTGCTCACTTTCTGGTTTAACGTTAATTGTCATTtcaaagcactttgaaaaaacCGTCAGCtgacagctagctagctacctcTTTAGCAAACTGTTAGCTAACCATACTGTATCATTAGTATGGCCTTATGAAATGGAAGTTGAGCtatgaaagtgaaagtaaagttCAATGTTATGGCTTATTAACCTTaccgtgttttttttttgaaaaaggtACTTGTATCTTCGGTTGTTAGAGCTGAAAATTGTCCACTCATGATCAGTTATTTCGGGTAATAATTTGTGGCTGTATTAAAATGAGTCGCCGTGAAGCGGTGCTCTGCGTTCCGGttgtaacgtgtgtgtgttcatggtggaCTTAGACTcaccgtctctgtctctctctctctccttctctctctcgtCGCTAAGTGTTTTAATGTATAAGAAGATGTGCAATCAGAGTAAGTTTAAAATCCAGCCACATTTCTACCTTTGGCTCGTTCAGCCAAAGATACTAGCTTCCTTTAGTCCCCTCACCTTAAGTCATGGTAAGTTTACCGCCCACTCTCTTCACCCGTCAAACCAACGCCCAATTAACTGCCCATTGTCAAACACCGTGACAGACTTACTCTGgacatatattttatatttggcTTTACATGAAAAATTGTCTGATTTAGAATTTTTTTAACAGGGTATTAAGTCAAAATAAACATCCATAATATTTATTCTGGTCAAATAtgattatttaaaaacaaaaaaacagcattttaccTTATAACAGACTGGACTCCAATATCAAATCAAAATGCAACTTTACACTCGTTTAATACATTTAACTAACAATTCTGCACTACTGCTTGATGATGTTTTTTACTTCTGGTCAGATGAACAGatgcaaagaagaagaagaagaacaacaacaacaacaacaacaacagctacaacaacaataaGAGCAAGTTctaaaacaagaacaagaacaaaaagaagatTGCATAGTTTGTTGTTGCTTGATATAATATGGGCTTGATGTAATATAGTTTTCCTTCAAACAAACATACTCTAGTTTAGAAGTGTAGACCTATGTAAATTTGATCCTGATCTACATACTCCGGTAAGATAGGTGGCGATATGCACCTAAAAGTTGGTATTACAATCCACCATACAACGCAAAGAAGACGGTGGACCAGTGCGTAACAACATCAGTCGCAACACAGAGAGGTGATCTGATTATCTGTTTCTGTGGACTCTTAAGTTGTAGATCATGTAACGTTCCcatgtgttcattaatgtgcAACAGTTTTCAATGTTCATTAGCGTTAAATGTCTCGTTCTGGAAATTAGATAATTTTTGATAGCCCCTTCAATCGTAGCGTTACCTAACTTAGCCAACAGTGAATCAGCCTACAAATTTGGCCTATTATTTTTATGTCATACAACAGTTATTGATGCGGATTGTTGGCTCCTGCTAAACGACGTGCAAACTGGCAAGCGAAAATACACGTAAAAACAGGCATGTACTGGGATTTGTGACAGCATGTTATTATCTAGGTTAGCTTTAGCTCTGTTGTGGACCCTTGGACACTGCCATCCAACTGTATGAAAAAGTCTTGATAAAActcattcagtttgtttttctggacagattgtaaagcccccAGAGGCTAATTGCTATATAAAGGTTTGCTCAGTTAGGTAACTTACAGTGGAATCAAACTAAAAATGAGGTTGCTCACTCTGTCAGCTAACTAGCATAACTTACTGTGTCAGATAAGGTCTGTCAGCGGGTCTGTCCATTAACACTAATGTTTGTGTCGACTCTTGGAGATCCCACCcctctttaacaaaaacataCTTAACATTGTTTTGTCAGGTTCATACATGATCGATTATGTGTTAATACTTCCGTTTATGGTCTCAGAGACCTCAGCTGCGTTGTTGTTTAAGATGGATAAATACCATGCATTTCATATGCTCTATATACGTGGCTGGTGTTGACTACACCTCCCAACTCCCCAAAAATGTGAGTTTTCtatttgtatttctgttgttGAAGTTTTGCACACAATTCTGGGCTCTAACTGACCCCAAATTAACATCACTATGTGGTATTACATATATGTCTTTTTCTATAAATGACTctcagtaaataaatgaaattcataTTTGCCCAGTTTGTGGCAAAGGAAAGAGTTACTGCTTCAATCCTTTTATATATAACAGGGTCTGATAAGGTCAGAATCCAAGAAAACATATTTGAAGGAAAGTTTTGGTTTATCCTGaaattacagtatatttacagACAGCAAAGGTGTCTGTTAGTGAAATAAAGCCATGTCAACAAACGCTATGGATAAGTGGGATATGTGATTTCAAAATATGGTAAATATTAATGTGCTAAATATGTCAagtgaaaaatgctttttactttttcagtcagtcaatcTTGATTTATTGCCCTCAATTTAGTTTGCAGACAGATGACGTCAATCATCAAAACAGTAACACAGTGCAAATCAGTTACAAGTAACACCAAACCAAAGCAAAAATTAAGAAGTAAAAATATGAATCCACAAGCAAACCAAACTAACTTAGATTCTGTACCATCCAAAGGAGTGAAAAATTCTCCAGTCCAGCAAAGACAAAGTGCAAGGGAATGAAACAGGCTGACATGAAACAGGCCCTAAATGTTAAATGGCAGATATTTTTTACTTGCTACTCTGCCAAGACCATTAAGTTTTTATCTGATATTATTTCTACTGCTGTTGGTCTTTTCTGATACAGCTTTGTTATTTCTGTAGAATATTTTTTACCTGACAGAATGTACTGCCTTTCTTAAGATAATTTATTTGACTGGTGGTCTTTTCTAATAACTTTTGCTTTTCAGATCTACAGTAATGTGGCAGAAATGAGTAGTATTGTCCACCTCCTGGTGTCCCGCAGTGACTTCAGTCATGGCCATTTCATGCTTGTCTTGTCCCGGCAGTCCCTGTTGCTCAGAGCACTCAGCTCCGGTCCCCAGATCAGCCGCAGCCTGCAAGAGAGCTACAGGCTTCTGCAACTGCCTGACGAGGGACACAGCAGTCCTGTGCAGGTGAAAGAGGCTTACTTACGCCTAGCCAAGCTGTACCACCCAGACTCTGGGGCTCCGACTGCAGATGCAGTGCTGTTTTCTCGGGTTGAGGAGGCCTACCGAGCTGTGCTTGCACATCAGAGCAAGACCAAGCAACCTGATCAAGGGAAGGAAATGCAAGATGAGGAGTCCAGAGGTACAGCACTTCCACACAGACACTACCTCAGCTACGAGGGTGTGGGTTCAGGCACACCCAGCCAGCGTGAGCGTCAGTACCGGCAGATTCGTGTCGACCGGGCAACCGAACAGGTTTTGAACTACAGGCAGAGGGAGCATGAGAGGGCAGCCGCTGCAGATGGGGCACTGGTGGAAAGGGATATGCGCCACCGCAGTCGAAAGATCAAGATTACTCAGGCTGTGGAACGGCTTGTGGAGGACCTGATCCAGGAGTCCATGGCCCGAGGAGACTTCCGGAACCTGAGTGGAGCTGGAAAGCCCCTCAATAAGTTTGAGCACAATCCATATGCTGATCCTATGACCCACAACCTCAACCGCATCCTCATAGACAATGGTTATCAGCCACCCTGGGTTGTCACCCAACGTGATATCCGAGAGAACACTGCTCAGATCAGAAATAGGTTATTGGAGGGCCGGGCTAGACTCGGTGACCCCATGACCACTAAAGAGCACAGCCAATGGGAGCAGCTGTGTAAATCTGTAGAGGAGGACTTGGTCAAACTTAACAAAATAGTGGACACTTACAACCTCATCGTACCGATGCTCAGCATGCAAATGGTTCACTTCAGTTTGTCACGAGAGATTGAGCGCGCAGTGAAAGGAGCTCACCAGCACAGACTGGACCAGcagaaagagcgagagaaggaaagagagaggcggaaggaagagaaaagacgAGCTAATGCCGTAACAAAGCCTAAAAATACCAAACCAGGCCTGATGTCTTGGATGAAGAATTTGCTCCAAACTAAACACTAAAACTGAATCGAAGTGAACAGAAAGATATCTGAGATGAATTTTTCACTTAAACCAATCATCAGTCCATGGGGAAATCAGACAGACTTGTTCACCCACTTATTTCTATACACTGAATCAAAGTCAGAGACAATGGTGCCACTTTACAAATTTTGCTCTGTGTTACTACTGTTATTGTCCAGATATGCAGGATTGTCTTCAACTGTTAATGGAAGTATCGAGCCGTCATGGTTGCATGACCGTCAAGTGTGAGGAACTGCATGTGTTGGTAACAAAGATTACAACATGAGGCAATTTTATCACACAAGTTGTTTCTGTGAAATTACTAATCAGACACTGTAACTTTTGGTTGCTATGTGACATTAAAAGTTAAGGTAATTCAAAATCTTGTGTGAAAGAGGTTTACACTTTTCAATCTGGGGAAATGTTTAAATAGCCGATTGCCTCATTCTAGTCTGGCAGCTGCTCCAGTGTTGCAGGGTTGCAGATGACGGTGGGCTCCTTGCTG
Above is a window of Chelmon rostratus isolate fCheRos1 chromosome 8, fCheRos1.pri, whole genome shotgun sequence DNA encoding:
- the dnajc28 gene encoding dnaJ homolog subfamily C member 28; protein product: MSSIVHLLVSRSDFSHGHFMLVLSRQSLLLRALSSGPQISRSLQESYRLLQLPDEGHSSPVQVKEAYLRLAKLYHPDSGAPTADAVLFSRVEEAYRAVLAHQSKTKQPDQGKEMQDEESRGTALPHRHYLSYEGVGSGTPSQRERQYRQIRVDRATEQVLNYRQREHERAAAADGALVERDMRHRSRKIKITQAVERLVEDLIQESMARGDFRNLSGAGKPLNKFEHNPYADPMTHNLNRILIDNGYQPPWVVTQRDIRENTAQIRNRLLEGRARLGDPMTTKEHSQWEQLCKSVEEDLVKLNKIVDTYNLIVPMLSMQMVHFSLSREIERAVKGAHQHRLDQQKEREKERERRKEEKRRANAVTKPKNTKPGLMSWMKNLLQTKH